In bacterium, the following proteins share a genomic window:
- a CDS encoding DUF87 domain-containing protein yields MEQRKDSQKNENPELNVIELIRFCSDNKLDKDPRIKALLTSLAYNPEDNEKKAMLMRMIKPTVIHNLLSPDPFMPYPEDDEVAGEIKLGVCPETMAVFGLNVNELMQGTLIVGRPGAGKTTLTYNLIHRANELGIHCLILDIKKDYRHIIRKLPDTLVFRADSENFKWNPLEAPEGVDTISHITNFADITSEAHAIYDGTNNYIVEHL; encoded by the coding sequence ATGGAACAAAGAAAAGACAGCCAGAAAAACGAAAACCCTGAACTCAACGTAATAGAACTCATCAGATTCTGCTCAGACAACAAGCTCGACAAAGATCCCCGGATCAAGGCACTCCTCACATCACTTGCTTACAATCCAGAAGACAACGAGAAAAAAGCAATGCTGATGAGAATGATAAAGCCGACAGTGATTCATAATCTTCTCTCTCCTGATCCATTTATGCCTTATCCTGAAGATGATGAAGTTGCAGGAGAAATAAAGCTAGGAGTATGCCCTGAAACAATGGCAGTGTTCGGACTGAATGTTAACGAGTTAATGCAGGGCACTTTAATAGTTGGAAGACCAGGAGCAGGCAAAACCACTTTAACTTATAACCTAATTCACAGAGCCAATGAGTTAGGAATACATTGTCTTATCCTTGACATAAAAAAAGATTACAGGCACATAATAAGAAAACTTCCTGACACTCTAGTTTTCCGCGCAGACAGCGAAAACTTCAAATGGAATCCTCTGGAAGCACCAGAAGGAGTTGATACAATAAGCCATATAACTAATTTTGCAGACATCACATCAGAAGCTCATGCAATTTATGATGGAACTAACAATTATATCGTTGAGCATTTA